A stretch of the Elusimicrobiota bacterium genome encodes the following:
- a CDS encoding fused MFS/spermidine synthase translates to MVFVCALLVVGVSGLVGQIVLLREFLVVASGNELAIGVFLGNWLVLEALGCFLAGRVWARSERPAAAFALCQAFFAAALPAALYATRGLRALCGAAPGEALSLAAMFAASLALLACVSAPHGALFALAGRMRRREDAGGMVYGWETLGTLVGGLILTFWLIPRLQSFRIVLAVSTLDLLFCALVAGRSAKSRVLYGLGAAAAAVLALGPAAAALHRSSVQRQWPGSEVVFYDNSVYGNITVLKSEGQFTFLTDGEVAATSPVPDIESVEELAHFALLAQPQPEDVLVLSGGAGGLLREVLKHPVRRVDYAELDPLLLSALARFAAPLAEGELKDPRVSVHRMDGRLFVRDTARRYDVILLGAPRPDSLQANRLLTREFFAMARARLKPGGLLAFSLPGSTAFLEPNLASLNSCVLQAAAQVFAVVRPIPGDTNIVMASDAPELARLGAGLLAERLRQRRIRTGFVGPEQLSLRMERQWSSMFQRFLAPVAARAGVNRDFNPRAVLHDLGNWNAMFSPFATRLFSWAELLSLPRLGVVLALLLAAGLAWHGKSRRLASFPAPLAIAATGFAGMVYNMTLTFAFQALYGYVYLWIGLLVSVFMAGAAGASLLLSRDTRPARRSFLFSELALVVFSAVLPMIFQALAGSSVPDSLMKGAFLSLCLLSGALTGAQFPLACRLRGPGMSSLYACDLLGGWLGAVVGGAVLLPVLGLRSVCFGVALLKLASLALCAAALEEKS, encoded by the coding sequence ATGGTTTTCGTCTGCGCTCTGCTCGTCGTGGGCGTCAGCGGCCTGGTGGGCCAGATCGTGCTCCTGCGCGAGTTCCTGGTCGTCGCCTCGGGCAACGAGCTGGCCATCGGGGTATTCCTGGGCAACTGGCTGGTCCTGGAAGCGCTGGGCTGCTTTTTGGCCGGCCGAGTCTGGGCCCGGTCCGAGCGGCCGGCCGCGGCCTTCGCCCTCTGCCAAGCCTTCTTCGCCGCGGCTCTGCCCGCGGCCCTCTACGCGACCCGCGGCCTGAGGGCGCTCTGCGGCGCGGCCCCGGGAGAGGCCTTGAGCCTGGCCGCGATGTTCGCGGCCTCTTTGGCCCTGCTGGCCTGCGTCAGCGCCCCGCACGGCGCGCTCTTCGCCTTGGCCGGGCGCATGCGGCGGCGGGAGGATGCCGGCGGCATGGTCTACGGCTGGGAGACCTTGGGGACTCTCGTCGGCGGCCTCATCCTGACCTTCTGGCTCATCCCGCGCTTGCAATCCTTCCGCATCGTGCTGGCGGTCTCGACTCTGGACCTGCTCTTCTGCGCCCTCGTGGCTGGGCGTTCGGCGAAGTCCAGGGTCCTCTACGGCCTGGGCGCCGCGGCCGCCGCGGTCCTGGCCCTGGGCCCGGCCGCCGCCGCCCTGCACCGCAGCTCGGTGCAGCGCCAGTGGCCCGGCTCGGAGGTGGTCTTCTACGACAACTCGGTCTACGGCAACATCACGGTCCTCAAGTCCGAGGGCCAGTTCACCTTCCTGACGGACGGGGAGGTCGCGGCGACCTCTCCGGTGCCCGACATCGAGTCCGTCGAGGAGCTCGCCCACTTCGCGCTCTTGGCGCAGCCCCAGCCTGAGGACGTCCTGGTCCTGAGCGGCGGCGCGGGCGGCCTGCTGCGCGAGGTCCTCAAGCATCCGGTCCGGCGCGTGGATTACGCGGAGCTCGACCCCCTGCTCTTGTCGGCGCTGGCGCGCTTCGCAGCACCCCTGGCCGAGGGCGAGCTCAAGGACCCGCGCGTGAGCGTCCACCGCATGGACGGGCGGCTCTTCGTCAGGGACACCGCGCGCCGCTACGACGTCATCCTCCTCGGCGCGCCCCGGCCGGACAGCCTCCAGGCCAACCGGCTGCTGACGCGGGAGTTCTTCGCCATGGCCCGGGCCCGGCTCAAGCCCGGCGGCCTGCTCGCCTTCTCCTTGCCCGGGTCCACGGCCTTCCTGGAGCCGAACCTCGCCAGCCTCAACTCCTGCGTGCTGCAGGCGGCCGCGCAGGTCTTCGCCGTGGTGCGGCCCATCCCCGGCGACACCAACATCGTCATGGCCTCCGACGCGCCGGAGCTGGCGCGGCTCGGAGCCGGCCTGCTGGCCGAGCGCCTGCGGCAGCGCCGCATCCGGACCGGCTTCGTGGGCCCGGAGCAGCTCTCCCTGCGCATGGAGCGGCAGTGGTCTTCGATGTTCCAGCGCTTCCTGGCCCCGGTCGCGGCCCGGGCCGGAGTCAATCGGGATTTCAACCCGCGGGCCGTTCTGCATGACCTGGGCAACTGGAACGCGATGTTCTCCCCCTTCGCGACGCGCCTCTTCTCCTGGGCCGAGCTCCTGTCCTTGCCGCGCCTCGGCGTGGTCCTGGCCTTGCTGTTGGCGGCTGGCCTGGCCTGGCACGGCAAGAGCCGCAGGCTCGCCTCCTTCCCCGCGCCGCTGGCCATCGCCGCTACGGGCTTTGCCGGGATGGTCTATAATATGACGCTGACCTTCGCCTTCCAGGCGCTCTACGGCTATGTCTACCTTTGGATCGGGCTTCTGGTCTCCGTGTTCATGGCCGGCGCGGCCGGGGCCAGTCTTCTCCTATCCCGGGACACCCGCCCCGCGCGGCGCTCCTTCCTGTTCTCGGAGCTCGCTCTCGTGGTCTTCTCGGCGGTCTTGCCCATGATCTTCCAAGCGCTGGCCGGGTCCTCGGTCCCGGACAGCCTCATGAAAGGAGCCTTCTTGAGCTTGTGTCTCCTCTCCGGCGCCTTGACCGGGGCTCAGTTCCCTCTGGCCTGCCGGCTGCGAGGCCCGGGCATGTCCTCGCTGTATGCCTGCGACCTTTTGGGCGGCTGGCTGGGCGCGGTGGTGGGCGGCGCGGTCCTCCTGCCGGTCCTGGGCTTGCGCAGCGTCTGCTTCGGCGTGGCTTTGCTCAAGCTCGCCAGCCTCGCCCTCTGCGCCGCGGCCTTGGAGGAGAAGTCATGA
- a CDS encoding S8 family serine peptidase: MHSPRSLRLAGILVLAGALPAAGQAASVRRSRPADQERTDRLIVKFRDRRAARASVMSAADLRPLSDLAGVRLAHHRRMAGDAQVLRLPGKMPLAQVEALLEKLRQDPSVEYAEPDRLRQPLRTPNDPQYPYQWHYFAPASTAGGADLPAAWDITTGNTGSTVAVIDTGWLNHQDLAGRWVNHQVLGLAATGYCFITDANVANNAQCTPGTSTNDATDPGDWVTTAESNDPSGPFYGCAAENSSWHGTHVSGTIGAKSDNGIGVAGVNWVSKILPIRVLGKCGGYDSDIINGMEWAAGLTVAGYPANPNPAKVLSLSLGGTGACPTAWQNAIDAVTAAGSVVVVAAGNESVNLTFSPVTPASCSGVIAVAAVNSAGSLAYYSNYGSKVAISGPGGEQSYANDPNGVLSTLNSGLKGPVNVGTTGDTYVYYQGTSMATPHVSGVAALLFSINPNLTPAQVRQALQSTARPFSAGSGCNTSICGAGLLDAAAAVKAVLPAAPSGLTATALGVSSLTWTWNNSGAASYNFYYSTGLTFSNLAATSLTQVGLATNTAYGAAVSAIIGAEGPRSSTVTVYTLAAPPASFALVQVNASSLTVNWTANTNWGTTTYRVDYWQALGSTSSVTAQALSVGLTDLFGGATYYLTVSALNGDGVATSTNVISTVTLPSAPTTIGSAGGTITAGPATLQIFPGAYAPGQSVQVSLLAPSSLSGGSSIEPLAGTGIGLEVDLYPAIEPVNPVRLTMSYQNYNGSLDPSRFVIARYDAAADAWAPLPSKVDPANKGVAATVDHLSVFQIMQASPAADVFQFKIGPNPLKPSQGPALMKFVGPGGAQVRIYTLTGQLVQDFALFPNGTGSWDATNRAGRPVASGVYFVYVNSGGQSRTFKVIVER, from the coding sequence ATGCATTCGCCACGAAGCTTGAGGCTGGCCGGCATCCTCGTCCTGGCCGGGGCGCTGCCCGCGGCGGGACAGGCCGCTTCAGTCCGCAGGAGCCGACCCGCGGACCAGGAACGCACGGACCGCCTGATCGTCAAGTTCCGGGACCGCCGGGCCGCCCGAGCCTCAGTAATGAGCGCCGCGGACCTGCGGCCGCTGAGCGACTTGGCCGGGGTCCGGCTCGCTCACCATCGCCGCATGGCTGGGGATGCCCAGGTGCTGCGCCTTCCCGGCAAGATGCCCCTGGCGCAGGTGGAGGCGCTGCTCGAAAAGCTGCGGCAGGATCCCTCGGTCGAGTACGCCGAGCCTGACCGGCTGCGCCAGCCCTTGCGGACGCCCAACGACCCCCAGTATCCGTACCAGTGGCACTACTTCGCGCCGGCGTCGACCGCGGGCGGGGCCGACCTGCCGGCCGCCTGGGACATCACCACCGGCAATACCGGCAGCACCGTGGCCGTGATCGACACGGGCTGGCTCAATCACCAGGACTTGGCGGGCCGCTGGGTTAATCACCAGGTGTTGGGCCTCGCCGCCACGGGCTATTGCTTCATAACGGACGCGAATGTCGCCAATAACGCGCAATGCACTCCGGGAACATCCACAAATGACGCCACCGACCCGGGAGATTGGGTGACCACTGCGGAAAGCAACGACCCCAGCGGCCCCTTCTACGGCTGCGCCGCCGAGAACAGCTCCTGGCACGGCACCCATGTGTCGGGCACCATCGGGGCGAAGTCCGACAACGGCATCGGCGTGGCGGGAGTCAACTGGGTCTCCAAGATCCTGCCCATCCGCGTGCTCGGCAAGTGCGGCGGCTACGATTCGGACATCATCAACGGGATGGAATGGGCCGCGGGGCTGACTGTCGCGGGCTATCCGGCCAACCCGAACCCGGCCAAGGTCCTCAGTCTGAGTCTTGGTGGAACCGGGGCCTGCCCCACGGCTTGGCAGAATGCGATCGATGCGGTCACGGCCGCCGGTTCCGTCGTGGTCGTGGCCGCGGGCAACGAAAGCGTCAACCTGACCTTCTCCCCGGTGACGCCGGCCAGTTGCAGCGGCGTCATCGCCGTGGCGGCCGTCAACAGCGCCGGCAGCCTCGCCTATTACAGCAACTATGGGAGTAAGGTGGCGATCTCCGGGCCGGGCGGGGAGCAGAGCTACGCTAACGATCCCAACGGCGTCCTGTCCACCTTGAACTCCGGCCTCAAGGGCCCCGTGAACGTCGGAACCACGGGAGACACCTACGTCTATTACCAGGGTACCAGCATGGCCACTCCCCATGTCTCGGGCGTGGCCGCGCTCCTGTTCTCGATCAATCCCAATCTTACGCCGGCGCAGGTCAGGCAAGCCTTGCAAAGCACGGCGCGGCCGTTCTCCGCGGGCAGCGGCTGCAACACCTCCATCTGCGGCGCCGGGCTCCTCGATGCCGCGGCCGCGGTGAAGGCGGTCCTTCCGGCCGCGCCCTCCGGTTTGACCGCCACGGCTTTGGGGGTTTCCTCTTTGACATGGACTTGGAACAACTCCGGCGCCGCGAGCTATAACTTCTATTATTCGACTGGCCTCACGTTCAGCAATCTCGCGGCGACCAGCCTCACGCAGGTCGGACTCGCGACCAACACCGCTTATGGCGCGGCGGTCTCGGCGATCATAGGCGCGGAGGGCCCCAGATCCTCGACCGTCACCGTCTACACCTTGGCGGCCCCGCCGGCCAGTTTCGCTTTGGTCCAGGTGAATGCATCCTCGCTCACCGTGAATTGGACCGCCAACACCAATTGGGGGACGACGACCTATCGCGTGGACTATTGGCAGGCGCTGGGTTCCACTTCTTCCGTCACGGCGCAGGCGCTGAGCGTCGGCCTGACGGACCTCTTCGGCGGCGCCACCTACTATCTGACCGTCTCCGCCCTCAACGGCGACGGCGTCGCGACTTCCACCAACGTCATCAGCACGGTGACCCTGCCATCCGCGCCGACGACCATCGGTTCCGCCGGGGGGACCATCACGGCCGGACCGGCCACGCTGCAGATCTTCCCCGGAGCCTATGCCCCGGGCCAGAGCGTCCAAGTGAGTCTGCTGGCCCCGAGCAGCCTGAGCGGCGGTTCCTCCATCGAGCCCCTGGCCGGCACCGGCATCGGCCTCGAGGTGGACCTCTATCCGGCCATCGAGCCCGTCAATCCCGTCCGCCTCACCATGTCCTATCAGAACTACAACGGGAGCCTCGATCCGAGCCGCTTCGTCATCGCCCGCTACGATGCGGCCGCCGATGCCTGGGCCCCTTTGCCCTCCAAGGTGGACCCGGCGAATAAGGGCGTGGCCGCGACGGTCGACCATCTGTCGGTCTTCCAGATCATGCAGGCCAGTCCCGCGGCCGATGTGTTCCAATTCAAGATCGGGCCGAATCCCTTGAAGCCGTCCCAGGGGCCGGCGCTGATGAAATTCGTCGGCCCGGGCGGAGCCCAGGTGCGCATCTACACTTTGACCGGCCAACTGGTCCAGGACTTCGCCCTCTTCCCCAACGGGACGGGCTCGTGGGATGCCACCAACCGGGCCGGCCGGCCCGTGGCCAGCGGAGTGTACTTCGTCTATGTCAACAGCGGCGGCCAGAGCCGTACCTTCAAGGTGATCGTGGAGCGCTGA
- the amrS gene encoding AmmeMemoRadiSam system radical SAM enzyme gives MKRRLLRLCGAALLTGMVLVSWNWSAEKLPFGHECKFYKTLFDGQVQCRLCPRKCIIPQGKRGTCGIRENRDGKLYLITYGKPCSIGVEPIEKAPLYHFFPGHRRLVLATVGCVLRCRFCQNWQISQAEFEKVPHYELTPEQVVAVALHEKVTSICFTFTEPTVFYEYMYDVAKLAHERGLKTSMISSGYIETEPLVELLKVLDAVKIDLKGFTEKFYEEMAAADLEPVLNAIKTVKKSGKWLEIVNLVIPGQNDDPQDMAKMCRWLKENAGPDTPVHFTRFFPEYKLKSVPPTPVGTLVRAYGIAKAAGLHYVYVGNVPGHPMDNTFCPKCGKTLIERQGFQVVKNNIKNGRCPYCGEHLRGLW, from the coding sequence ATGAAGCGCCGGCTCTTGCGGCTCTGCGGCGCCGCGCTCCTCACGGGCATGGTGCTGGTGTCCTGGAACTGGTCCGCCGAGAAGCTTCCCTTCGGCCATGAGTGCAAGTTCTACAAGACCCTCTTCGACGGCCAGGTGCAGTGCCGCCTCTGCCCGCGCAAGTGCATAATCCCGCAAGGCAAACGCGGCACTTGCGGCATCCGCGAGAACCGGGACGGCAAGCTCTACCTCATCACCTACGGGAAGCCCTGCTCGATCGGAGTCGAGCCCATCGAGAAGGCTCCGCTGTACCACTTTTTTCCCGGGCACCGGCGGCTGGTCCTGGCCACGGTGGGCTGCGTGCTGCGCTGCCGTTTCTGTCAGAACTGGCAGATATCACAAGCCGAGTTCGAGAAGGTGCCGCATTACGAGCTGACCCCGGAGCAGGTGGTGGCGGTCGCGCTCCATGAGAAGGTGACCTCCATCTGCTTCACCTTCACCGAGCCCACGGTGTTCTACGAGTACATGTACGACGTGGCCAAGCTGGCCCATGAGCGGGGGCTCAAGACCTCGATGATCTCGAGCGGCTACATCGAGACCGAGCCGCTGGTCGAGCTGCTCAAGGTGCTCGACGCGGTCAAGATCGACCTCAAGGGCTTCACCGAGAAGTTCTACGAGGAGATGGCCGCCGCTGACCTGGAGCCGGTCTTGAACGCCATCAAGACGGTCAAGAAGAGCGGCAAGTGGCTGGAGATCGTCAACCTGGTCATCCCGGGCCAGAACGACGACCCCCAGGACATGGCGAAGATGTGCCGCTGGCTCAAGGAGAACGCGGGGCCGGACACCCCCGTGCATTTCACGCGCTTCTTCCCCGAGTACAAGCTGAAGAGCGTGCCTCCGACGCCCGTGGGGACTTTGGTGCGCGCCTACGGCATCGCCAAGGCCGCGGGCTTGCATTACGTCTATGTCGGCAACGTCCCCGGCCATCCCATGGATAACACCTTCTGCCCGAAGTGCGGCAAGACCTTGATCGAGCGGCAGGGCTTCCAGGTCGTGAAGAACAACATCAAGAACGGACGCTGCCCTTACTGCGGAGAACACCTGCGCGGGCTGTGGTAG
- a CDS encoding S8 family serine peptidase, with protein sequence MKKSLSLMAAFSLLALSMGPAAPAALAAVVTSGRTSAAPLTQVSGLPTLNSGLQSMQGAPTLKTGLLAPSLLAAPGLSQQVVPTVAPVAGLQAAPAAAAPVVAGALMDRAFQTADGQPTPFAQSIQVLAAPAPQYQDMSAGESRSSAENDFQARIGQSGEVELLVSAPEGSGKVMTEDVYPLALAKPGVGIKAIDTALRTQLQNLGVSADLLAAHDARAVGAVSQINTAVLKVAPGSADALKAVLESQGLKVQVGRVFTVPAPMAAEPQARTVGLKEMAKVIGADKLQAELQKVLGDPAAPGGKTSLVSRLAQWAGRTVRRALGLAAENPVLPWAVLDTWVSTDHPYLKGRIEKSVSNDADSETHGTHTAGTVVGMDRWNTHGRNYNIFPNGSASESDILFKLNMAVQDGALGTTNSWGDGSGDPEGAIEKLFVKSAEAGTHHSISAGNAGSRKNTIGGPAIAVQSTDLVINGKVVGKVKRIKAIAASDADKKTAYFSSRGPGSQTTSTHPDQYKDYPQKPDESGVGVNLVAPVPSGATVPELGGPGASMSGTSMSNPGVFGAFLLLTRGILVLLKDSLPALPGPQLTQFAMDLARYSMTQTAEKVAPADEVGDGFINVWSAFQFSAKLLQENAPSSGLMSKARALARFALGLA encoded by the coding sequence ATGAAAAAGTCCCTTTCTTTGATGGCAGCCTTCTCCCTTCTGGCCCTGTCCATGGGCCCGGCCGCGCCGGCCGCGCTGGCCGCTGTCGTGACCTCCGGCCGCACGTCCGCGGCGCCCCTGACCCAGGTCTCCGGCCTCCCCACGCTGAACTCGGGGCTCCAGTCCATGCAGGGCGCACCTACCCTTAAGACCGGACTCCTGGCCCCGTCTTTGCTCGCCGCGCCCGGCCTCTCCCAGCAGGTCGTCCCCACGGTGGCGCCCGTAGCGGGCCTCCAGGCGGCACCGGCCGCCGCGGCCCCCGTCGTCGCGGGCGCTCTGATGGACAGGGCCTTCCAGACCGCTGACGGCCAGCCCACCCCCTTCGCTCAGTCCATACAGGTTTTGGCCGCCCCGGCCCCGCAGTACCAGGACATGTCCGCGGGCGAGTCCCGCTCCTCCGCCGAAAACGACTTCCAAGCGCGCATCGGCCAGTCCGGCGAGGTGGAGCTTTTGGTCTCCGCCCCGGAGGGCTCGGGCAAGGTCATGACCGAGGACGTCTATCCGCTCGCGCTCGCCAAGCCGGGCGTCGGCATCAAGGCCATCGACACCGCGCTGCGCACGCAGCTCCAGAACCTCGGCGTCTCCGCGGACCTCCTCGCGGCGCACGACGCGCGCGCCGTCGGCGCGGTGTCCCAGATCAACACCGCGGTGCTCAAGGTCGCTCCGGGCAGCGCCGACGCGCTCAAGGCCGTGCTCGAGTCCCAGGGCCTGAAGGTCCAGGTCGGCCGGGTCTTCACCGTCCCGGCGCCCATGGCCGCCGAGCCCCAGGCCCGCACCGTGGGCCTCAAGGAGATGGCCAAGGTCATCGGGGCGGACAAGCTCCAGGCCGAGCTCCAGAAGGTCCTGGGCGATCCCGCCGCTCCCGGCGGCAAGACCAGCCTGGTCTCACGCCTGGCGCAATGGGCGGGCCGGACCGTGCGCCGCGCTTTGGGCTTGGCCGCGGAGAACCCGGTCCTGCCCTGGGCCGTGCTCGACACCTGGGTCTCGACGGACCATCCCTACCTGAAGGGCCGCATCGAAAAGAGCGTCTCCAACGACGCCGACAGCGAGACCCACGGCACGCACACCGCGGGCACGGTGGTGGGCATGGACCGCTGGAACACCCACGGCCGCAACTACAACATCTTCCCCAACGGCTCCGCCTCGGAAAGCGACATCCTCTTCAAGCTCAACATGGCCGTGCAGGACGGGGCGCTGGGCACCACCAACTCCTGGGGCGACGGCTCCGGCGACCCGGAAGGCGCCATCGAGAAGCTCTTCGTCAAATCCGCGGAGGCGGGGACGCACCACAGCATATCCGCCGGCAACGCGGGCAGCCGCAAGAACACCATCGGCGGCCCGGCCATCGCCGTTCAGTCCACCGATCTGGTCATCAACGGCAAGGTCGTCGGCAAGGTCAAGCGCATCAAGGCCATCGCGGCCTCGGACGCGGACAAGAAGACCGCGTACTTCTCCTCGCGCGGCCCGGGCAGCCAGACCACGTCCACCCACCCCGACCAGTACAAGGACTACCCGCAGAAGCCCGATGAATCCGGCGTGGGCGTCAACCTCGTGGCACCCGTGCCGAGCGGCGCGACCGTGCCGGAGCTGGGCGGTCCGGGCGCGTCCATGTCCGGGACCTCCATGAGCAACCCCGGGGTGTTCGGGGCCTTCCTGCTCCTGACCCGCGGCATACTCGTCCTGCTCAAGGACTCTCTGCCGGCCCTGCCCGGCCCGCAGCTGACCCAGTTCGCCATGGACCTGGCCCGCTACTCCATGACCCAGACCGCGGAGAAGGTGGCCCCGGCCGACGAGGTGGGCGACGGGTTCATCAACGTCTGGTCGGCCTTCCAGTTCTCGGCGAAGCTGCTCCAGGAGAACGCGCCGTCTTCCGGACTGATGTCCAAGGCGCGCGCCTTGGCGCGCTTCGCCCTGGGATTGGCCTAG
- a CDS encoding PorV/PorQ family protein: MLRLGIAAGLLLTALGAAASNFGSSAAGTTAADFLDLGAGARAMGMGGAYSAAADDAAALYWNPAAMTQVAHRSATLMHAAYIASSYYDYGSYVENAGRYGAFGLGVQYFSFGKVYETDQDYIPIGTVTPYDLAASVGYAYQLESGFALGAAGKFIQSKLADTANTEAVDLGVLSPRFFDDRLRLAVTARNLGGTLKYDQAEESLPLAFKAGAAFHITKDWLTALDVGAPKNDSPYADFGTEYLLAVGDFWRFAGRAGFSSQNLSPSVGIGVGCKTLSVDYAFVPYNYLGDVHRVSLTFSF; this comes from the coding sequence GTGCTGAGACTCGGGATAGCGGCGGGATTGCTGCTCACGGCCCTCGGGGCCGCGGCCTCGAATTTCGGGTCCTCGGCCGCGGGGACCACGGCCGCCGATTTCCTGGACCTCGGCGCCGGGGCCAGGGCCATGGGCATGGGCGGCGCCTACAGCGCGGCGGCCGACGATGCCGCCGCCCTGTACTGGAACCCCGCGGCCATGACCCAGGTCGCCCACCGCTCCGCGACCCTCATGCACGCGGCTTACATCGCCTCCAGCTACTATGATTACGGTTCCTACGTCGAGAACGCCGGGCGCTACGGGGCCTTCGGCCTCGGAGTCCAGTATTTCTCCTTCGGCAAAGTCTATGAGACGGACCAGGACTACATACCGATCGGCACGGTCACTCCCTATGACTTGGCCGCCAGCGTCGGGTATGCCTACCAGCTCGAGTCGGGCTTCGCCCTCGGCGCGGCCGGCAAATTCATCCAGTCCAAGCTGGCGGACACGGCGAACACCGAGGCGGTCGACCTGGGCGTCCTCTCGCCGAGGTTCTTCGACGACCGTCTGCGTCTGGCCGTGACCGCGCGGAACCTGGGCGGGACACTCAAATACGACCAGGCCGAGGAGTCCTTGCCCTTGGCCTTCAAGGCCGGGGCCGCCTTCCACATCACCAAGGACTGGCTCACCGCCTTGGACGTGGGAGCCCCGAAGAATGACAGCCCCTACGCGGACTTCGGGACCGAGTATCTACTGGCCGTCGGCGACTTCTGGCGGTTCGCGGGGCGCGCCGGCTTCAGCTCGCAGAACCTCTCGCCCTCGGTCGGCATCGGCGTCGGGTGCAAGACGCTGAGCGTGGACTACGCCTTCGTCCCCTACAACTACCTCGGGGACGTGCACCGGGTGTCGCTGACCTTCAGCTTCTAG
- a CDS encoding carboxypeptidase M32, with protein MQNGLAALKALFSEIADLQATGELLSWDQETFMPAGGAAARAEALATVKKAAHGRLVSDELARVLDQTQALAQAQGPDSLPAAFVRAARREQARARKLPGELVAELAKATALGLEAWREARAQSDFSAFAPHLEKIVELSRRKAEALAVGKRLYDSMLDEYEPGTSASQAEAALGALRAGLVPLAREINARKDEVSSALLHGACDEGKQFALCQDVVRRLGFDPERGRQDLSAHPFTSAFSVDDVRITTRVAEDYLPTALYGSVHECGHALYSQGIDKEYERTPLGGGASLGVDESQSRLWENIVGRGRPFCAWLLPTLKERFPDRFSRCGLEDFYRALNKVGPSLIRIEADEVTYNLHILLRFELEADLIEGRLQAAQAPAAWNAKSAEYLGVIPPNDRFGILQDIHWAGGLIGYFPTYALGNIMSAQFYAKALGEIPDLEARIRGGDFASLRGWLKENIHRHGRRYTANELLRRVTGTGLDCAPFLDYLRKKYSEIYGFDPRSLGS; from the coding sequence GTGCAGAACGGACTGGCAGCGCTTAAAGCCCTTTTTTCGGAGATCGCCGACCTGCAGGCGACCGGCGAGCTTCTGTCCTGGGACCAGGAGACCTTCATGCCCGCGGGCGGCGCCGCGGCGCGGGCCGAGGCCCTGGCCACGGTCAAGAAGGCGGCCCACGGCCGCTTGGTCTCAGATGAGCTGGCCCGCGTCCTCGACCAGACGCAAGCCTTGGCCCAAGCCCAAGGCCCGGACTCCCTGCCCGCGGCCTTCGTGCGCGCGGCCCGCCGCGAGCAGGCCCGGGCGCGCAAGCTTCCCGGCGAACTCGTGGCCGAGCTGGCCAAGGCCACGGCCCTGGGCCTCGAGGCTTGGCGCGAGGCCCGGGCGCAATCGGATTTCTCCGCCTTCGCGCCGCACCTGGAGAAGATCGTGGAGCTCAGCCGCCGCAAGGCCGAGGCCCTGGCCGTGGGCAAGCGCCTCTACGACTCCATGCTCGACGAATACGAGCCCGGCACCAGCGCCTCCCAGGCCGAGGCGGCGTTGGGCGCCCTGCGCGCGGGCTTGGTCCCTCTGGCGCGCGAGATCAACGCCCGCAAGGACGAGGTGTCCAGCGCCCTCCTGCACGGCGCCTGCGACGAGGGCAAGCAGTTCGCTCTCTGCCAGGATGTGGTCCGCCGCCTGGGCTTCGACCCGGAGCGCGGCCGGCAGGACCTCTCAGCGCACCCCTTCACCTCCGCCTTCTCGGTCGACGACGTGCGCATCACGACCCGGGTCGCCGAGGACTACCTGCCCACGGCCCTCTACGGGTCGGTGCACGAGTGCGGCCATGCGCTCTACAGCCAGGGCATCGACAAGGAGTACGAGCGCACCCCGCTGGGCGGCGGGGCCTCGCTGGGGGTCGACGAGTCGCAATCCCGGCTCTGGGAGAACATCGTGGGGCGGGGCCGGCCTTTCTGCGCCTGGCTCCTGCCCACGCTCAAGGAACGCTTCCCGGACCGGTTCTCCCGCTGCGGCCTGGAGGACTTCTATCGCGCGCTCAACAAGGTCGGGCCCTCTTTGATCCGCATCGAGGCCGACGAGGTGACTTACAACCTGCACATCCTCCTGCGCTTCGAGCTGGAGGCGGACCTCATCGAGGGACGGCTCCAGGCGGCACAGGCGCCGGCGGCCTGGAACGCGAAGAGCGCCGAGTACCTGGGCGTCATCCCTCCCAACGACCGCTTCGGCATCCTGCAGGATATCCACTGGGCCGGCGGCCTCATCGGCTATTTCCCCACCTACGCTCTGGGCAACATCATGTCCGCGCAGTTCTACGCCAAGGCCCTGGGCGAGATCCCGGATCTCGAGGCGCGCATCCGCGGCGGGGATTTCGCCTCGCTGAGAGGCTGGCTCAAGGAGAACATCCACCGGCATGGCCGCCGCTACACGGCCAACGAGCTGCTCCGGCGGGTCACGGGCACGGGGCTCGACTGCGCGCCCTTCCTGGACTACCTGCGCAAGAAGTATTCCGAGATCTACGGGTTCGACCCGCGGAGCCTCGGCTCCTGA